The proteins below come from a single Gossypium raimondii isolate GPD5lz chromosome 2, ASM2569854v1, whole genome shotgun sequence genomic window:
- the LOC105787859 gene encoding glutathione hydrolase 1 isoform X4 — translation MNILRNGGHAVDAAVAASLCLGVVSPGSSGIGGGAFMLIREANGKAQVFDMRETAPMKASQNMYAGNANLKANGGLSIGVPGQLAGLHKAWKQHGKLPWKRLVKPAESLARKGFKVSPYLQMQMESSKSAIMADKGLREVFTSNGELLKVGDICYNKKLARTLRKISVYGVQAFYNGSIGFNLVRDVQKAGGILTLTDLKKYEVKMREPITANVLGLKILSMPPPSSGGVSMTLILNILAQYAIPTGLTGSLGTHRLIEALKHAFAVRMNLGDPDFVNVSQVVADMLSPKFAQELKKTIHDNMTFGPKYYGGRWNQIDDHGTSHVSIVDTNRNAVAITNTVNAFFGSKILSPSTGIVLNNEMDDFSMPSNNSSKDTPPPAPSNFVRPGKRPLSSMTPTIILKDEKLKAVVGASGGANIIAGTTQVFLNHFALGMDPLSSVMAPRVYHQLIPNVVKYENSTNVIGDHFEVPETIRKDLQKKGHILQGPASLSVSQFIVHNLDGLKGNGELVAVSDPRKGGFPAGF, via the exons ATGAATATTCTCCGGAATGGAGGCCATGCCGTCGATGCAGCGGTGGCTGCTTCCCTTTGCTTGGGGGTTGTAAGCCCGGGATCAAGTGGCATAGGTGGAGGAGCCTTCATGTTAATTAGAGAAGCTAATGGGAAAGCACAAGTATTTGACATGAGAGAAACAGCTCCAATGAAAGCCTCTCAG AACATGTATGCAGGCAATGCTAATCTAAAAGCCAATGGTGGTCTCTCTATCGGAGTACCAGGGCAACTTGCAGGGCTTCACAAAGCTTGGAAACAACATGGAAAACTTCCATGGAAAAGACTGGTGAAACCAGCTGAGAGTCTTGCTCGAAAAGGGTTCAAAGTTTCTCCATATCTCCAAATGCAGATGGAAAGTTCGAAATCAGCAATCATGGCAGATAAGGGGCTTCGAGAAGTCTTCACATCAAATGGGGAGCTTCTGAAAGTTGGTGACATTTGTTATAACAAGAAGCTAGCAAGAACTCTTCGAAAGATTTCAGTATATGGGGTACAAGCTTTCTATAATGGATCCATCGGGTTTAATTTAGTAAGAGATGTTCAAAAAGCTGGTGGGATACTCACATTAACTGACTTGAAGAAGTATGAAGTTAAAATGAGGGAACCCATCACAGCTAACGTTCTAGGCCTTAAAATTCTTAGCATGCCACCGCCTTCCTCAGGGGGAGTTTCGATGACACTA ATATTGAACATTCTTGCCCAATATGCAATCCCAACCGGCCTTACAGGATCACTTGGAACCCATAGACTAATAGAAGCATTGAAACATGCATTTGCAGTAAGGATGAATTTAGGTGATCCTGATTTTGTAAATGTTTCCCAAGTTGTAGCCGATATGCTCTCTCCCAAGTTTGCACAAGAGTTAAAGAAAACCATTCATGACAACATGACTTTTGGTCCCAAGTATTATGGTGGAAG GTGGAACCAGATCGATGATCATGGAACCAGTCATGTATCCATAGTGGATACCAACAGAAACGCTGTAGCAATAACTAATACAGTGAATGCATTCTTTGGTTCAAAAATACTGTCACCAAGTACTGGTATAGTCCTCAATAATGAAATGGATGACTTCTCAATGCCGAGTAACAATAGCTCAAAAGATACCCCACCGCCGGCACCATCCAACTTCGTCCGCCCTGGCAAAAGGCCCTTATCTTCTATGACACCCACAATCATTTTGAAG GATGAGAAGCTGAAAGCGGTGGTGGGTGCAAGTGGAGGAGCTAATATCATTGCTGGGACTACACAGGTTTTCTTGAACCATTTTGCTCTTGGGATGGATCCACTCTCGTCTGTCATGGCACCAAGGGTCTACcatcag CTGATACCCAATGTTGTGAAGTATGAGAACTCGACAAATGTGATTGGCGATCATTTTGAAGTGCCCGAAACAATCAGGAAAGACCTTCAAAAGAAGGGACATATACTACAAGGTCCAGCCAGTTTAAGTGTTAGCCAATTTATAGTTCATAATTTAGATGGTTTGAAGGGAAATGGAGAACTTGTGGCAGTTAGTGACCCTAGAAAAGGAGGGTTCCCTGCCGGTTTCTAA
- the LOC105787859 gene encoding glutathione hydrolase 1 isoform X1 — MRKTTTTISTSLMLWITISLLFFLVSPATSTEVDGAIASTKQRREQIVARQGAVAADDGRCSTIGMNILRNGGHAVDAAVAASLCLGVVSPGSSGIGGGAFMLIREANGKAQVFDMRETAPMKASQNMYAGNANLKANGGLSIGVPGQLAGLHKAWKQHGKLPWKRLVKPAESLARKGFKVSPYLQMQMESSKSAIMADKGLREVFTSNGELLKVGDICYNKKLARTLRKISVYGVQAFYNGSIGFNLVRDVQKAGGILTLTDLKKYEVKMREPITANVLGLKILSMPPPSSGGVSMTLILNILAQYAIPTGLTGSLGTHRLIEALKHAFAVRMNLGDPDFVNVSQVVADMLSPKFAQELKKTIHDNMTFGPKYYGGRWNQIDDHGTSHVSIVDTNRNAVAITNTVNAFFGSKILSPSTGIVLNNEMDDFSMPSNNSSKDTPPPAPSNFVRPGKRPLSSMTPTIILKDEKLKAVVGASGGANIIAGTTQVFLNHFALGMDPLSSVMAPRVYHQLIPNVVKYENSTNVIGDHFEVPETIRKDLQKKGHILQGPASLSVSQFIVHNLDGLKGNGELVAVSDPRKGGFPAGF, encoded by the exons ATGAGGAAGACTACTACTACTATTTCTACATCAT TAATGTTGTGGATCaccatttctcttctcttcttccttgTCTCCCCTGCTACTTCAACAGAGGTAGATGGTGCAATTGCTTCCACCAAACAGAGACGTGAGCAAATTGTTGCACGTCAAGGCGCAGTTGCTGCCGATGATGGCCGATGTTCGACGATCGGGATGAATATTCTCCGGAATGGAGGCCATGCCGTCGATGCAGCGGTGGCTGCTTCCCTTTGCTTGGGGGTTGTAAGCCCGGGATCAAGTGGCATAGGTGGAGGAGCCTTCATGTTAATTAGAGAAGCTAATGGGAAAGCACAAGTATTTGACATGAGAGAAACAGCTCCAATGAAAGCCTCTCAG AACATGTATGCAGGCAATGCTAATCTAAAAGCCAATGGTGGTCTCTCTATCGGAGTACCAGGGCAACTTGCAGGGCTTCACAAAGCTTGGAAACAACATGGAAAACTTCCATGGAAAAGACTGGTGAAACCAGCTGAGAGTCTTGCTCGAAAAGGGTTCAAAGTTTCTCCATATCTCCAAATGCAGATGGAAAGTTCGAAATCAGCAATCATGGCAGATAAGGGGCTTCGAGAAGTCTTCACATCAAATGGGGAGCTTCTGAAAGTTGGTGACATTTGTTATAACAAGAAGCTAGCAAGAACTCTTCGAAAGATTTCAGTATATGGGGTACAAGCTTTCTATAATGGATCCATCGGGTTTAATTTAGTAAGAGATGTTCAAAAAGCTGGTGGGATACTCACATTAACTGACTTGAAGAAGTATGAAGTTAAAATGAGGGAACCCATCACAGCTAACGTTCTAGGCCTTAAAATTCTTAGCATGCCACCGCCTTCCTCAGGGGGAGTTTCGATGACACTA ATATTGAACATTCTTGCCCAATATGCAATCCCAACCGGCCTTACAGGATCACTTGGAACCCATAGACTAATAGAAGCATTGAAACATGCATTTGCAGTAAGGATGAATTTAGGTGATCCTGATTTTGTAAATGTTTCCCAAGTTGTAGCCGATATGCTCTCTCCCAAGTTTGCACAAGAGTTAAAGAAAACCATTCATGACAACATGACTTTTGGTCCCAAGTATTATGGTGGAAG GTGGAACCAGATCGATGATCATGGAACCAGTCATGTATCCATAGTGGATACCAACAGAAACGCTGTAGCAATAACTAATACAGTGAATGCATTCTTTGGTTCAAAAATACTGTCACCAAGTACTGGTATAGTCCTCAATAATGAAATGGATGACTTCTCAATGCCGAGTAACAATAGCTCAAAAGATACCCCACCGCCGGCACCATCCAACTTCGTCCGCCCTGGCAAAAGGCCCTTATCTTCTATGACACCCACAATCATTTTGAAG GATGAGAAGCTGAAAGCGGTGGTGGGTGCAAGTGGAGGAGCTAATATCATTGCTGGGACTACACAGGTTTTCTTGAACCATTTTGCTCTTGGGATGGATCCACTCTCGTCTGTCATGGCACCAAGGGTCTACcatcag CTGATACCCAATGTTGTGAAGTATGAGAACTCGACAAATGTGATTGGCGATCATTTTGAAGTGCCCGAAACAATCAGGAAAGACCTTCAAAAGAAGGGACATATACTACAAGGTCCAGCCAGTTTAAGTGTTAGCCAATTTATAGTTCATAATTTAGATGGTTTGAAGGGAAATGGAGAACTTGTGGCAGTTAGTGACCCTAGAAAAGGAGGGTTCCCTGCCGGTTTCTAA
- the LOC105787859 gene encoding glutathione hydrolase 1 isoform X2 encodes MFKIYLMLWITISLLFFLVSPATSTEVDGAIASTKQRREQIVARQGAVAADDGRCSTIGMNILRNGGHAVDAAVAASLCLGVVSPGSSGIGGGAFMLIREANGKAQVFDMRETAPMKASQNMYAGNANLKANGGLSIGVPGQLAGLHKAWKQHGKLPWKRLVKPAESLARKGFKVSPYLQMQMESSKSAIMADKGLREVFTSNGELLKVGDICYNKKLARTLRKISVYGVQAFYNGSIGFNLVRDVQKAGGILTLTDLKKYEVKMREPITANVLGLKILSMPPPSSGGVSMTLILNILAQYAIPTGLTGSLGTHRLIEALKHAFAVRMNLGDPDFVNVSQVVADMLSPKFAQELKKTIHDNMTFGPKYYGGRWNQIDDHGTSHVSIVDTNRNAVAITNTVNAFFGSKILSPSTGIVLNNEMDDFSMPSNNSSKDTPPPAPSNFVRPGKRPLSSMTPTIILKDEKLKAVVGASGGANIIAGTTQVFLNHFALGMDPLSSVMAPRVYHQLIPNVVKYENSTNVIGDHFEVPETIRKDLQKKGHILQGPASLSVSQFIVHNLDGLKGNGELVAVSDPRKGGFPAGF; translated from the exons ATGTTCAAAATCTACT TAATGTTGTGGATCaccatttctcttctcttcttccttgTCTCCCCTGCTACTTCAACAGAGGTAGATGGTGCAATTGCTTCCACCAAACAGAGACGTGAGCAAATTGTTGCACGTCAAGGCGCAGTTGCTGCCGATGATGGCCGATGTTCGACGATCGGGATGAATATTCTCCGGAATGGAGGCCATGCCGTCGATGCAGCGGTGGCTGCTTCCCTTTGCTTGGGGGTTGTAAGCCCGGGATCAAGTGGCATAGGTGGAGGAGCCTTCATGTTAATTAGAGAAGCTAATGGGAAAGCACAAGTATTTGACATGAGAGAAACAGCTCCAATGAAAGCCTCTCAG AACATGTATGCAGGCAATGCTAATCTAAAAGCCAATGGTGGTCTCTCTATCGGAGTACCAGGGCAACTTGCAGGGCTTCACAAAGCTTGGAAACAACATGGAAAACTTCCATGGAAAAGACTGGTGAAACCAGCTGAGAGTCTTGCTCGAAAAGGGTTCAAAGTTTCTCCATATCTCCAAATGCAGATGGAAAGTTCGAAATCAGCAATCATGGCAGATAAGGGGCTTCGAGAAGTCTTCACATCAAATGGGGAGCTTCTGAAAGTTGGTGACATTTGTTATAACAAGAAGCTAGCAAGAACTCTTCGAAAGATTTCAGTATATGGGGTACAAGCTTTCTATAATGGATCCATCGGGTTTAATTTAGTAAGAGATGTTCAAAAAGCTGGTGGGATACTCACATTAACTGACTTGAAGAAGTATGAAGTTAAAATGAGGGAACCCATCACAGCTAACGTTCTAGGCCTTAAAATTCTTAGCATGCCACCGCCTTCCTCAGGGGGAGTTTCGATGACACTA ATATTGAACATTCTTGCCCAATATGCAATCCCAACCGGCCTTACAGGATCACTTGGAACCCATAGACTAATAGAAGCATTGAAACATGCATTTGCAGTAAGGATGAATTTAGGTGATCCTGATTTTGTAAATGTTTCCCAAGTTGTAGCCGATATGCTCTCTCCCAAGTTTGCACAAGAGTTAAAGAAAACCATTCATGACAACATGACTTTTGGTCCCAAGTATTATGGTGGAAG GTGGAACCAGATCGATGATCATGGAACCAGTCATGTATCCATAGTGGATACCAACAGAAACGCTGTAGCAATAACTAATACAGTGAATGCATTCTTTGGTTCAAAAATACTGTCACCAAGTACTGGTATAGTCCTCAATAATGAAATGGATGACTTCTCAATGCCGAGTAACAATAGCTCAAAAGATACCCCACCGCCGGCACCATCCAACTTCGTCCGCCCTGGCAAAAGGCCCTTATCTTCTATGACACCCACAATCATTTTGAAG GATGAGAAGCTGAAAGCGGTGGTGGGTGCAAGTGGAGGAGCTAATATCATTGCTGGGACTACACAGGTTTTCTTGAACCATTTTGCTCTTGGGATGGATCCACTCTCGTCTGTCATGGCACCAAGGGTCTACcatcag CTGATACCCAATGTTGTGAAGTATGAGAACTCGACAAATGTGATTGGCGATCATTTTGAAGTGCCCGAAACAATCAGGAAAGACCTTCAAAAGAAGGGACATATACTACAAGGTCCAGCCAGTTTAAGTGTTAGCCAATTTATAGTTCATAATTTAGATGGTTTGAAGGGAAATGGAGAACTTGTGGCAGTTAGTGACCCTAGAAAAGGAGGGTTCCCTGCCGGTTTCTAA
- the LOC105787859 gene encoding glutathione hydrolase 1 isoform X3: protein MLWITISLLFFLVSPATSTEVDGAIASTKQRREQIVARQGAVAADDGRCSTIGMNILRNGGHAVDAAVAASLCLGVVSPGSSGIGGGAFMLIREANGKAQVFDMRETAPMKASQNMYAGNANLKANGGLSIGVPGQLAGLHKAWKQHGKLPWKRLVKPAESLARKGFKVSPYLQMQMESSKSAIMADKGLREVFTSNGELLKVGDICYNKKLARTLRKISVYGVQAFYNGSIGFNLVRDVQKAGGILTLTDLKKYEVKMREPITANVLGLKILSMPPPSSGGVSMTLILNILAQYAIPTGLTGSLGTHRLIEALKHAFAVRMNLGDPDFVNVSQVVADMLSPKFAQELKKTIHDNMTFGPKYYGGRWNQIDDHGTSHVSIVDTNRNAVAITNTVNAFFGSKILSPSTGIVLNNEMDDFSMPSNNSSKDTPPPAPSNFVRPGKRPLSSMTPTIILKDEKLKAVVGASGGANIIAGTTQVFLNHFALGMDPLSSVMAPRVYHQLIPNVVKYENSTNVIGDHFEVPETIRKDLQKKGHILQGPASLSVSQFIVHNLDGLKGNGELVAVSDPRKGGFPAGF from the exons ATGTTGTGGATCaccatttctcttctcttcttccttgTCTCCCCTGCTACTTCAACAGAGGTAGATGGTGCAATTGCTTCCACCAAACAGAGACGTGAGCAAATTGTTGCACGTCAAGGCGCAGTTGCTGCCGATGATGGCCGATGTTCGACGATCGGGATGAATATTCTCCGGAATGGAGGCCATGCCGTCGATGCAGCGGTGGCTGCTTCCCTTTGCTTGGGGGTTGTAAGCCCGGGATCAAGTGGCATAGGTGGAGGAGCCTTCATGTTAATTAGAGAAGCTAATGGGAAAGCACAAGTATTTGACATGAGAGAAACAGCTCCAATGAAAGCCTCTCAG AACATGTATGCAGGCAATGCTAATCTAAAAGCCAATGGTGGTCTCTCTATCGGAGTACCAGGGCAACTTGCAGGGCTTCACAAAGCTTGGAAACAACATGGAAAACTTCCATGGAAAAGACTGGTGAAACCAGCTGAGAGTCTTGCTCGAAAAGGGTTCAAAGTTTCTCCATATCTCCAAATGCAGATGGAAAGTTCGAAATCAGCAATCATGGCAGATAAGGGGCTTCGAGAAGTCTTCACATCAAATGGGGAGCTTCTGAAAGTTGGTGACATTTGTTATAACAAGAAGCTAGCAAGAACTCTTCGAAAGATTTCAGTATATGGGGTACAAGCTTTCTATAATGGATCCATCGGGTTTAATTTAGTAAGAGATGTTCAAAAAGCTGGTGGGATACTCACATTAACTGACTTGAAGAAGTATGAAGTTAAAATGAGGGAACCCATCACAGCTAACGTTCTAGGCCTTAAAATTCTTAGCATGCCACCGCCTTCCTCAGGGGGAGTTTCGATGACACTA ATATTGAACATTCTTGCCCAATATGCAATCCCAACCGGCCTTACAGGATCACTTGGAACCCATAGACTAATAGAAGCATTGAAACATGCATTTGCAGTAAGGATGAATTTAGGTGATCCTGATTTTGTAAATGTTTCCCAAGTTGTAGCCGATATGCTCTCTCCCAAGTTTGCACAAGAGTTAAAGAAAACCATTCATGACAACATGACTTTTGGTCCCAAGTATTATGGTGGAAG GTGGAACCAGATCGATGATCATGGAACCAGTCATGTATCCATAGTGGATACCAACAGAAACGCTGTAGCAATAACTAATACAGTGAATGCATTCTTTGGTTCAAAAATACTGTCACCAAGTACTGGTATAGTCCTCAATAATGAAATGGATGACTTCTCAATGCCGAGTAACAATAGCTCAAAAGATACCCCACCGCCGGCACCATCCAACTTCGTCCGCCCTGGCAAAAGGCCCTTATCTTCTATGACACCCACAATCATTTTGAAG GATGAGAAGCTGAAAGCGGTGGTGGGTGCAAGTGGAGGAGCTAATATCATTGCTGGGACTACACAGGTTTTCTTGAACCATTTTGCTCTTGGGATGGATCCACTCTCGTCTGTCATGGCACCAAGGGTCTACcatcag CTGATACCCAATGTTGTGAAGTATGAGAACTCGACAAATGTGATTGGCGATCATTTTGAAGTGCCCGAAACAATCAGGAAAGACCTTCAAAAGAAGGGACATATACTACAAGGTCCAGCCAGTTTAAGTGTTAGCCAATTTATAGTTCATAATTTAGATGGTTTGAAGGGAAATGGAGAACTTGTGGCAGTTAGTGACCCTAGAAAAGGAGGGTTCCCTGCCGGTTTCTAA
- the LOC128031898 gene encoding glutathione hydrolase 1-like → MTLMLWITVALLFFLVSPATSTEDGASASTKRRRQQIVARHGAVAADDGRCSTIGSNVLRHRGHAVDAAVAVSLCLGVVSPGSSGLGGGAFMLFREANGKAHVFDMRETAPMKASQNMYAGNATRKAKGGLSIGVPGQLAGLHLAWNQHGRLPWKRLVKPAENLARKGFKISPYLHMQMESSKSAIMADKGLREVFTSNGDLLKVGDICYNKKLAKTLRKISVYGVETFYNGSIGFNLVNDIQEAGGILTITDLKKYKVKVREPITANILGLKIITMPLPSSGGVSMMLVLNILAQYAIPSGLSGSLGTHRLIEALKHAFAVRMNLGDPDFVKVSKVVADMLSPKFALELKKTINDNRTFGPNYYGGRWNQIHDHGTSHLSIVDTKRNAVSITNTVNGFFGSKILSPSTGIVLNNEMDDFSMPSNNSSGDTPPPAPPNFVHPGKRPLSSMTPTIVLKDEKLKAVVGASGGANIIAATTQVLLNHFALGMDPLSSVMAPRVYHQLIPNVVRYENWTSVIGDHFEVPETIRTDLRKKGHVLERATSATESQFIVHDLDGKGHGELVVVSDPRKGGFPAGF, encoded by the exons ATGACATTAATGTTGTGGATCACCGTTGCACTCCTCTTCTTCCTGGTCTCCCCTGCAACTTCAACTGAGGATGGTGCAAGTGCCTCCACGAAACGGAGACGTCAGCAAATTGTTGCACGTCATGGCGCAGTTGCTGCTGATGATGGCCGATGTTCGACGATTGGGTCGAATGTTCTCCGGCACAGAGGTCATGCCGTCGATGCAGCGGTGGCTGTTTCCCTTTGCTTGGGGGTTGTAAGCCCAGGATCAAGTGGCTTAGGTGGAGGAGCCTTCATGCTATTCAGAGAAGCAAATGGGAAAGCACACGTGTTTGACATGAGGGAAACAGCTCCAATGAAAGCTTCCCAG AACATGTATGCAGGCAATGCTACTCGAAAAGCCAAGGGTGGTCTCTCTATCGGAGTGCCAGGGCAACTTGCAGGCCTTCACCTAGCTTGGAACCAACATGGAAGGCTTCCATGGAAAAGACTGGTGAAACCAGCTGAGAATCTTGCTCGAAAAGGGTTCAAAATTTCTCCATATCTCCACATGCAGATGGAAAGCTCGAAATCAGCAATCATGGCAGATAAGGGGCTTAGAGAAGTCTTCACATCAAATGGGGATCTTTTGAAAGTGGGTGACATTTGTTATAACAAGAAGCTAGCAAAAACTCTTCGAAAGATTTCAGTATATGGGGTAGAAACTTTCTATAATGGATCCATCGGGTTTAATTTGGTAAACGATATTCAGGAAGCTGGTGGGATACTGACGATAACTGACTTGAAGAAGTATAAAGTTAAAGTAAGGGAACCCATTACAGCTAACATTCTAGGCCTTAAAATTATCACCATGCCACTGCCTTCCTCAGGGGGAGTTTCAATGATGCTA GTATTGAACATTCTTGCTCAATACGCAATCCCATCAGGCCTTTCAGGATCACTTGGAACCCATAGACTAATAGAAGCATTGAAACATGCATTTGCAGTAAGGATGAATTTAGGTGATCCGGATTTTGTAAAGGTGTCCAAAGTAGTAGCCGATATGCTTTCTCCCAAGTTTGCACTAGAGCTGAAGAAAACCATTAATGACAACAGGACTTTTGGCCCCAATTACTATGGTGGAAG GTGGAACCAGATCCATGACCATGGCACCAGTCATTTATCCATAGTGGATACCAAGAGAAACGCTGTATCCATAACTAATACAGTGAATGGATTTTTTGGTTCAAAAATACTGTCTCCAAGTACTGGTATAGTCCTCAATAATGAAATGGATGACTTCTCCATGCCAAGTAACAATAGCTCCGGAGACACCCCACCGCCGGCACCGCCCAACTTCGTCCACCCTGGCAAAAGGCCCTTATCGTCTATGACACCCACAATCGTTTTGAAG GATGAGAAGCTGAAAGCGGTGGTGGGTGCAAGTGGAGGAGCTAATATCATTGCAGCGACTACACAGGTTTTATTGAATCATTTTGCTCTGGGGATGGATCCACTCTCGTCTGTCATGGCACCAAGAGTCTACCAtcag CTGATACCCAACGTGGTGAGGTATGAGAATTGGACAAGTGTGATTGGTGACCATTTTGAAGTGCCTGAAACAATCAGGACAGACCTTCGAAAGAAGGGGCATGTCCTAGAACGCGCAACCAGTGCAACTGAGAGCCAATTTATAGTTCATGATTTAGATGGTAAGGGACATGGAGAACTTGTGGTAGTTAGTGACCCTAGAAAAGGAGGATTCCCTGCCGGTTTCTAA